The Deltaproteobacteria bacterium genome has a window encoding:
- a CDS encoding CHAT domain-containing protein: MRLSFSVHGETVVSTLELGTLSFKRTRPFPGERVAQLSREVVGVLARGNRASHLSESNLRNLRQVGEQLFALLVPQDLAAKLRGSERAVYLQVDEALVTVPWELLHDEECFWCQRYDLGRAVTTPQAMVGRAAPLPSVGPLRMLVICANARGDLPQVMAEGQALVERLDRVPSVEVHLVVDPPLESVRRLLKEHDLVHFAGHGDHDPAHPEQGGWHLRDGKLTAAEVLNLSGGRAMPLLVFSNACRSGQTEAWLESDQPSHVYGLANAFLLGGVRLYLGTQWEVVDGQSAEFATSFYEALARGASAGAAVRLARDAILQSKGASAMAWASYVLYGDPTVTPVRRTELATTASELPSPSMLEARASAPWKRPVSGGSRPPLTRPPLEPERRTLLGRLPWWAWLSLGAALVAVGAVGTWVYLRAGGARLSVHEAGPGLELVEGAVSARAKPLVAILLAARDPLRACLERQLAGSHGFRPVEAERVTTLATNERLDLAAALATKEGVRLGRALGAELALFRRAAPGGAKLSVADVLSGELPVEGPGGEAEAQCAALVQELLRVVHGEGLVLAVEGASVTLNLGWKSRIAPGQRLEVWRNGRRVGALRVERVELDRSIATGAARLGDQVRRAP; encoded by the coding sequence ATGAGGCTCAGCTTCTCGGTGCACGGCGAGACCGTGGTGAGCACCCTGGAGCTCGGCACTCTCTCTTTCAAGCGCACGCGCCCCTTTCCGGGCGAACGCGTGGCGCAGCTCTCCCGCGAGGTGGTGGGTGTGCTGGCCCGAGGGAATCGGGCGAGCCACCTCTCGGAGAGCAACCTGCGCAACCTCCGGCAGGTGGGCGAACAGCTCTTCGCGCTGCTCGTGCCGCAGGACCTGGCGGCGAAGCTGCGCGGCAGCGAGCGGGCGGTCTACCTGCAAGTGGACGAGGCGCTGGTCACTGTCCCCTGGGAGCTCCTGCACGACGAGGAGTGCTTCTGGTGCCAGCGCTACGACCTCGGGCGCGCGGTGACCACGCCGCAGGCGATGGTGGGGCGTGCGGCGCCGCTCCCCAGCGTCGGACCGTTGCGCATGCTCGTCATCTGCGCGAACGCGCGCGGCGACCTGCCCCAGGTGATGGCCGAGGGGCAGGCGCTCGTCGAGCGTCTGGACCGCGTCCCCTCGGTGGAGGTGCACCTGGTCGTGGACCCGCCGCTCGAGTCGGTGCGACGGCTGCTGAAGGAGCACGACCTGGTGCACTTCGCGGGGCACGGAGACCACGACCCGGCGCACCCCGAACAGGGGGGCTGGCACCTGCGGGACGGCAAGCTCACCGCGGCCGAGGTGCTGAACCTGAGCGGCGGGCGCGCCATGCCGCTGCTCGTCTTCTCGAACGCCTGCCGCAGCGGCCAGACCGAGGCCTGGCTCGAAAGCGACCAGCCGAGCCACGTCTACGGGCTGGCCAACGCGTTTCTCCTCGGGGGCGTGCGGCTCTACCTCGGCACGCAGTGGGAGGTGGTGGACGGGCAGAGCGCCGAGTTCGCCACGTCCTTCTACGAGGCGCTGGCTCGGGGGGCGAGCGCGGGGGCCGCGGTGCGCCTAGCGCGCGACGCGATCCTGCAGAGCAAGGGGGCGAGCGCGATGGCCTGGGCCAGCTACGTGCTCTACGGGGACCCCACGGTGACGCCGGTCCGGCGCACGGAGCTGGCGACGACGGCCTCCGAGCTCCCGTCGCCGAGCATGCTCGAGGCGCGGGCCTCGGCCCCGTGGAAGCGACCCGTCTCGGGCGGCAGCCGTCCTCCCCTCACGCGTCCGCCGCTGGAGCCGGAGCGACGCACGCTCCTCGGACGTCTCCCCTGGTGGGCCTGGCTCAGTCTCGGCGCCGCGCTCGTGGCCGTGGGCGCCGTCGGCACCTGGGTCTACCTTCGCGCAGGCGGCGCGCGGCTTTCGGTCCACGAGGCGGGCCCCGGCCTCGAGCTCGTGGAGGGGGCCGTCTCGGCGCGGGCAAAGCCCCTCGTGGCGATCTTGCTCGCGGCGCGCGATCCGCTGCGCGCCTGCCTCGAGCGGCAGCTCGCTGGGAGTCACGGCTTTCGCCCCGTGGAGGCCGAGCGCGTGACCACGCTCGCCACGAACGAACGGCTGGACTTGGCCGCGGCGCTGGCGACGAAGGAGGGCGTGCGCCTGGGTCGCGCGCTGGGGGCGGAGCTCGCGCTCTTTCGACGCGCGGCGCCCGGGGGAGCGAAGCTCTCCGTGGCGGACGTGCTGAGCGGTGAGCTGCCCGTCGAGGGGCCCGGCGGAGAGGCCGAGGCCCAGTGTGCGGCGCTCGTGCAGGAGCTCCTGCGCGTGGTGCACGGCGAAGGCCTGGTTCTCGCCGTCGAGGGCGCGTCGGTCACGCTGAATCTGGGCTGGAAGAGCCGCATCGCGCCCGGGCAAAGGCTCGAGGTGTGGCGCAACGGCCGTCGCGTGGGAGCGCTGCGGGTGGAGCGTGTGGAGCTGGACCGCTCGATCGCGACCGGCGCGGCGCGCCTCGGAGACCAGGTGCGACGCGCGCCATGA
- the folK gene encoding 2-amino-4-hydroxy-6-hydroxymethyldihydropteridine diphosphokinase — translation MRHTAYIGIGSNLGDPLAQLAQAVLRLAGQGIRVRRISSVYRSEPLGPVREQPDFLNAVVEVQTSLAPRPLLERCLALEAEMGRERGLHQGPRIIDLDVLLVDDLVVSEPGLELPHPGMTGRAFVLEPLLELAPVLTNPRDGEPLQTLREKVQHQRIQRLGPLSPA, via the coding sequence ATGCGCCACACCGCCTACATCGGGATCGGTTCGAACCTGGGAGATCCGCTCGCGCAGCTCGCTCAGGCCGTGCTCCGGCTCGCCGGCCAGGGGATTCGCGTGCGCCGGATCTCGTCGGTCTACCGCTCGGAGCCGCTCGGTCCCGTGCGCGAACAGCCGGACTTCTTGAACGCCGTGGTGGAGGTGCAGACGAGTCTCGCCCCCCGGCCGCTGCTCGAACGCTGCCTCGCCCTCGAGGCGGAGATGGGACGGGAGCGCGGATTGCACCAGGGGCCGCGGATCATCGATCTGGACGTCCTCCTCGTCGACGACCTCGTGGTGAGCGAACCGGGGCTCGAGCTCCCGCACCCCGGGATGACGGGCCGCGCCTTCGTGCTCGAGCCGCTGCTCGAACTGGCCCCCGTCCTGACGAACCCGAGAGACGGAGAGCCGCTGCAGACGCTGCGCGAGAAGGTGCAGCACCAGCGCATCCAGCGCCTCGGCCCGCTCTCCCCGGCGTGA